In Synechococcus sp. RS9909, one genomic interval encodes:
- a CDS encoding metallophosphoesterase produces the protein MRILQLSDPHLLADPQGLVRERPALSLWQRALAQARQTRPDLLLVTGDLCQDESWGGYGQLRETLTDLPDETAVALVAGNHDQPTLLRAALGRQAMVGPAEIVRGQGRLLLLSSHLAGQCGGGLGTPQLRWLEQRLNDPRHTSTATLVALHHPPLPIGDPGLDRIGLRDGEALISLLQRAPALKAVLFGHIHQHWQGRLPGRADVVLLACPSTLKSFQAVQPCPLGRPDDPGGRWLDLKADGALETSLLRWS, from the coding sequence ATGCGCATCCTTCAGCTCAGCGATCCCCATCTCCTGGCCGATCCCCAGGGGCTGGTGCGGGAGCGCCCGGCCCTCAGCCTCTGGCAGCGGGCCCTCGCCCAGGCGCGGCAGACCCGGCCCGACCTGCTGCTGGTCACGGGCGATCTCTGTCAGGACGAAAGCTGGGGCGGCTATGGCCAGCTGCGCGAGACCCTCACAGACCTTCCCGACGAGACGGCGGTGGCCCTGGTCGCCGGGAACCACGACCAGCCGACGCTGCTGCGCGCCGCCCTGGGGCGCCAGGCCATGGTGGGACCGGCGGAGATCGTCCGCGGCCAGGGCCGGCTGCTCCTGCTGTCCAGTCACCTGGCAGGCCAGTGCGGTGGCGGCCTGGGAACGCCGCAATTGCGCTGGTTGGAACAACGGCTCAACGATCCGCGCCACACCAGCACCGCCACCTTGGTGGCCCTGCACCATCCACCGCTGCCGATCGGTGACCCCGGTCTGGATCGGATCGGTCTGCGCGATGGCGAGGCGCTGATCAGCCTCCTGCAACGGGCGCCAGCGCTGAAGGCGGTGTTGTTCGGCCACATCCATCAGCACTGGCAGGGGCGCTTGCCCGGCCGAGCCGATGTGGTTCTGCTCGCCTGTCCCTCCACCCTCAAGTCGTTTCAGGCGGTGCAGCCCTGTCCACTGGGGCGCCCGGACGATCCGGGGGGGCGATGGCTGGATCTGAAAGCGGACGGTGCCCTGGAGACAAGCCTCTTGCGCTGGTCTTAA
- the stpA gene encoding glucosylglycerol 3-phosphatase, translating to MQTLSLNQLHDELAASPDLLIIQDLDGVCMPLVQDPLTRKLPADYVQAAAELHGHFNVLTNGEHEGRRGVNRLVEQALGDRERPGREGFYLPGLAAGGVQLQDRYGSLSHPGVSEAEMAFLAAVPATMAALLAEQLPPLLPELGEGELKLEIERAILDTQVSPTINLNSLFARLPDAVERQRQLQTMLAAVMASLMDQAAAAGLAESFFLHVAPNLGRDAEGQERLKPAQPGDVGSTDIQFMLRGAIKEVGLLVLINRHIAARSGEAPLGADFNVRCAPHDHAALLDLCHRHIPADQMPHLVGVGDTVTSHPCPQGSGWLRGGSDRGFLTLLQELGESYGQPNRVVLVDSSGGEVDRPSLADGSLAGISDPEDPLRFDVCVPGGPEAYVTWFKTLASARKRT from the coding sequence ATGCAGACCCTCAGTCTCAACCAGCTGCATGACGAGCTCGCCGCCAGCCCCGATCTGTTGATCATTCAGGACCTCGATGGGGTCTGCATGCCCCTGGTGCAGGATCCCCTCACCCGGAAGCTTCCGGCCGACTACGTGCAGGCAGCGGCGGAGCTTCATGGCCATTTCAATGTGCTCACCAATGGCGAACATGAGGGGCGCCGTGGCGTGAACCGCCTGGTGGAACAGGCCCTGGGCGATCGGGAGCGTCCCGGTCGCGAGGGCTTCTACCTCCCCGGCCTCGCTGCCGGTGGTGTGCAGCTGCAGGATCGCTACGGCAGCCTCAGCCACCCGGGCGTCAGTGAAGCGGAGATGGCCTTCCTCGCCGCTGTGCCCGCCACGATGGCGGCGCTCCTTGCCGAGCAGTTGCCGCCGCTGCTGCCCGAGCTGGGGGAAGGGGAGCTGAAGCTGGAGATCGAGCGGGCGATTCTCGACACCCAGGTGTCGCCCACGATCAACCTGAACAGCCTCTTCGCCCGGCTCCCCGACGCTGTCGAGCGGCAACGTCAGCTGCAGACGATGCTCGCGGCTGTGATGGCCTCCCTGATGGACCAGGCGGCGGCGGCGGGATTGGCGGAGTCGTTTTTTCTGCATGTGGCGCCCAACCTGGGCCGGGATGCAGAGGGGCAGGAGCGCCTCAAGCCGGCCCAGCCTGGGGATGTGGGCAGCACCGACATTCAGTTCATGCTTCGCGGCGCCATCAAGGAGGTGGGGCTGCTGGTGTTGATCAATCGCCACATCGCCGCCCGCAGCGGTGAGGCTCCCCTCGGCGCTGACTTCAACGTGCGCTGCGCCCCCCACGATCACGCCGCCCTGCTCGATCTCTGCCATCGCCACATCCCGGCCGATCAGATGCCCCATCTGGTGGGGGTGGGTGACACGGTCACCTCCCATCCCTGTCCGCAGGGGTCGGGCTGGCTGCGTGGCGGCAGCGATCGCGGCTTCCTCACCCTGTTGCAGGAACTCGGCGAGAGCTATGGCCAGCCCAACCGCGTTGTGTTGGTCGACAGCAGCGGTGGCGAAGTGGATCGCCCCTCGCTCGCCGATGGATCGTTGGCGGGGATCAGCGATCCGGAGGATCCGCTCCGCTTCGATGTCTGCGTTCCCGGTGGCCCGGAGGCCTACGTGACCTGGTTCAAGACGTTGGCATCCGCCCGGAAGCGGACCTGA
- a CDS encoding Fur family transcriptional regulator, which produces MPSGSTSARVEEPLERGLHEDGRRLTPQRRRILDLFERIGSGRHLSAEDVHQQLLEADARVSLATIYRTLRLLVEMGFLQELELTDAGRRFELRCDDHHDHHHLVCVRCGRTEEFESTPVIEAGQDAARLFGFDLIESSLNVRGICPDCRS; this is translated from the coding sequence ATGCCTTCAGGATCGACGTCGGCTCGTGTTGAAGAGCCCCTGGAGCGTGGATTGCATGAGGATGGGCGCCGTCTGACGCCCCAGCGGCGGCGGATCCTCGATCTGTTTGAACGCATCGGCTCCGGCCGGCACCTCAGCGCTGAAGACGTGCACCAGCAGCTGCTCGAAGCGGATGCTCGGGTGTCGCTGGCCACGATCTACCGCACCCTGCGTCTGCTGGTGGAGATGGGTTTCCTGCAGGAGCTGGAACTCACCGACGCCGGTCGCCGTTTCGAGCTCCGTTGCGACGACCATCACGACCACCACCATCTGGTGTGCGTGCGTTGCGGACGCACCGAGGAATTCGAGAGCACGCCGGTGATCGAAGCCGGCCAGGACGCTGCCCGTCTGTTTGGCTTCGACCTGATCGAATCGAGCCTCAACGTGCGCGGCATCTGCCCCGACTGCCGCAGCTGA
- a CDS encoding DNA repair exonuclease, with product MPRLLHTADWQIGKPFRWVEDTAKRSRLQQVRIAMIERLSALAQEHRPEALLVAGDLFDSAAVPTATVLEVLEAIAAIPCPVLVIPGNHDHGGAGGLWRRNDVQREMTRRCPDLHLLLERRPVEIGDLVVLPCPLLRQHESDSPTAWLESFDWSQLPADRCRVVLAHGSVQGFGASDADLNAATAGRRSDSNRLCLERLPPAEIDYIALGDWHALHAVSDRCWYSGTPEPDRFPRTPEDQRGQVLLVELARGTRPAVTPLPTASLRWHNERISLRSAADLHRLDQWLEHRIGRRVGRDLLRLELEGQLGLAEHQRLGERLEELRQALLHLRLRGHCHRRPEADELLALRDCPEGPLIRAVAEQLCQGLKAAGEPGEVERLETALCELHRLTDLERNAQETPCA from the coding sequence TTGCCCCGTCTGTTGCATACGGCCGACTGGCAGATCGGCAAGCCGTTCCGCTGGGTGGAGGACACCGCCAAACGCAGCCGGCTGCAGCAGGTGCGCATCGCCATGATCGAGCGCCTCAGCGCCCTGGCTCAGGAGCACAGGCCGGAGGCGCTGCTTGTGGCCGGAGATTTGTTTGATTCCGCTGCGGTGCCCACCGCCACGGTGTTGGAGGTGCTGGAGGCGATCGCTGCCATCCCCTGTCCGGTGCTGGTGATCCCTGGCAATCACGATCACGGTGGCGCCGGGGGGCTGTGGCGGCGCAACGACGTGCAACGGGAGATGACCCGGCGCTGCCCGGATCTGCACCTGCTCCTGGAACGGCGTCCTGTGGAGATCGGCGATCTGGTGGTGTTGCCCTGCCCTCTGCTGCGTCAGCACGAAAGCGACAGCCCCACCGCCTGGCTGGAGTCGTTCGACTGGAGTCAGCTGCCTGCCGATCGCTGTCGTGTGGTGTTGGCCCATGGTTCTGTGCAGGGGTTCGGCGCCAGCGATGCGGACCTCAACGCCGCCACTGCCGGGCGCCGCAGCGATAGCAACAGGCTCTGTCTGGAGCGTCTGCCCCCGGCGGAGATCGATTACATCGCCCTGGGCGATTGGCATGCCCTGCATGCGGTGAGCGATCGCTGTTGGTACAGCGGCACACCGGAGCCGGACCGCTTTCCCCGCACACCGGAGGATCAGCGCGGTCAGGTGCTTCTGGTGGAGCTGGCGCGGGGCACCAGGCCGGCCGTGACCCCCCTGCCCACGGCATCGCTGCGCTGGCACAACGAACGGATCAGCCTGCGTTCCGCCGCCGATCTGCACCGGTTGGATCAATGGCTGGAGCACCGCATCGGTCGCCGGGTCGGGCGAGACCTGCTCCGGCTCGAGCTCGAAGGGCAGCTCGGTCTTGCGGAGCATCAGCGGCTCGGTGAGCGTCTGGAGGAGCTGCGCCAGGCGTTGCTGCATCTGCGTCTGCGCGGTCATTGCCATCGCCGCCCTGAGGCGGATGAGCTCCTGGCCCTGCGGGACTGCCCTGAGGGCCCCCTGATCCGGGCCGTGGCCGAGCAGCTCTGCCAGGGCCTCAAGGCCGCTGGCGAGCCAGGCGAGGTGGAGCGTCTGGAGACCGCCCTCTGTGAATTGCATCGGCTCACGGACCTGGAGCGCAACGCCCAGGAGACGCCATGCGCCTGA
- a CDS encoding AAA family ATPase, with protein sequence MRLTHCRLESVRRHRQLELVFAPGVTLVAGANESGKSTLVEAMHRALFLRANATGAPIQALRSQQHPGHPQVEIGFEAANRAWTLQKRFSGASGTASLRTAGQDVLQGGEAEDRLAQLLSVPESLGSRQVNRQLPGRWAHLWVMQGEAGRDLLAQGAEHYALAALIEALEAKAEGALQSPLDQRVNDQLESLVQAAFTSRGVRTNSVLWQCQQTSAAAREGLETAIETRERFEQSGEALDQLVQQIDTIERQQLPALQGRIRSQKQRISLLQSLEPLRLRREPLERQRGSLQRLETEARSQAERQVQLDLALERLQQENDQAVQTCRQQRTDLQALEQQRQALEQRGQTLRRLEERAGLEQRCRELEIRRTTVQALQRQRQQLQEKLRRCRSLSAAEHEALQEQRQALEALRIRREAMATRVRLLRASSPVALGGAALQVGEERLLSQPFGLTVGEGVELELTPGGGADLEALERECQQRRQQLEQMLQRHDFASVEEAEAQWQQRLRLDAEQRLLEGQWQQVAPAEDLETELQTLRQRLAALQEEETAVSSGQPVLDDQLEQLAQQPDALHRALEQCRISYRTVQESWKRLQGQRDPAEARLAQTAKDLQSHQLQRERLLTEQASGLKQRQTLVEECGDLAQLDAALEALRREEDALRRSAQDLPAEAGGVEAVREAEAELQRLEAEEQRLARSLQQLSAERGGLQERCLALSDADPYAAEEEAAARLEQAEARERSERLVVEAQQLLLHEFQRARSDLSSRYTVPLRRSMDRVLAPLFGPDGARTALGYSAKDGLGDLGLERDGLLLPFAALSGGLREQLNAALRLAIADVLRVGHDGCLPVLFDDAFSNSDPQRLQAVLTMLRQAADRGLQVIVMSCDPDPYRAIADAVVELPTS encoded by the coding sequence ATGCGCCTGACCCACTGCCGGCTTGAGAGTGTGCGGCGCCATCGCCAGCTGGAGCTGGTGTTTGCCCCTGGCGTGACCCTGGTTGCCGGTGCCAATGAGAGCGGCAAGAGCACCCTGGTGGAGGCGATGCATCGCGCCCTGTTCCTGCGTGCCAATGCCACCGGGGCGCCGATCCAGGCCCTGCGCTCGCAGCAACACCCCGGCCATCCCCAGGTGGAGATCGGCTTTGAGGCGGCAAACCGGGCCTGGACGCTCCAGAAGCGCTTCAGTGGCGCCAGTGGCACCGCATCCCTGCGAACAGCAGGGCAGGACGTGCTTCAGGGGGGCGAGGCGGAAGATCGCCTCGCCCAACTTCTCAGTGTTCCGGAAAGTCTGGGCAGTCGCCAGGTCAACCGCCAACTGCCAGGCCGCTGGGCCCATCTCTGGGTGATGCAGGGTGAAGCCGGGCGCGATCTGTTGGCCCAGGGCGCGGAGCATTACGCCCTGGCGGCCCTGATTGAGGCGCTGGAGGCGAAGGCGGAGGGGGCGTTGCAATCGCCCCTGGATCAACGCGTCAACGACCAGCTCGAAAGCCTGGTGCAGGCGGCGTTCACCAGCCGTGGTGTGCGCACCAACAGCGTGCTCTGGCAATGCCAACAGACCAGCGCAGCGGCTCGAGAGGGCCTGGAGACGGCGATCGAGACCCGCGAGCGGTTCGAGCAGAGCGGGGAAGCGCTCGATCAGCTGGTGCAGCAGATCGACACGATCGAACGTCAGCAGCTGCCCGCGCTGCAGGGCCGCATCCGCAGCCAGAAGCAACGCATCAGCCTGCTGCAGAGCCTCGAACCGTTGCGGCTGCGGCGTGAGCCGTTGGAACGCCAGCGCGGCAGTCTGCAGCGCCTGGAGACGGAGGCGCGCAGCCAGGCGGAGCGTCAGGTCCAGCTGGACCTGGCGCTGGAACGCTTGCAGCAGGAGAACGACCAGGCGGTCCAGACCTGCCGGCAGCAACGCACGGACCTGCAGGCGCTGGAGCAACAACGCCAGGCTCTCGAGCAACGCGGCCAGACGCTGCGACGCCTGGAGGAACGTGCTGGCCTCGAGCAGCGCTGCCGAGAGCTGGAGATCCGTCGGACGACAGTTCAGGCGTTGCAGCGTCAACGCCAGCAGCTGCAGGAGAAGCTGAGGCGTTGTCGCTCCCTCAGTGCCGCAGAGCATGAGGCATTGCAGGAGCAGCGTCAGGCCCTGGAGGCCCTCAGGATCCGGCGCGAAGCGATGGCCACCCGGGTGCGTCTGCTGCGGGCTTCCTCGCCCGTGGCGCTGGGTGGCGCAGCGCTTCAGGTGGGGGAGGAACGCCTGCTCAGCCAACCCTTCGGCCTGACCGTTGGCGAAGGAGTGGAGCTGGAGCTGACGCCCGGGGGAGGGGCGGACCTGGAGGCACTCGAACGGGAATGCCAGCAACGGCGACAGCAGCTGGAGCAGATGCTTCAGCGCCATGACTTCGCCAGTGTTGAGGAGGCCGAAGCCCAGTGGCAGCAGCGCTTGCGTCTCGATGCCGAGCAGCGGCTGCTTGAGGGGCAGTGGCAGCAGGTTGCGCCAGCGGAGGATCTCGAGACGGAGCTGCAGACCCTGCGCCAGCGGCTGGCGGCACTCCAGGAGGAGGAGACGGCTGTTTCCAGTGGCCAACCTGTATTGGATGACCAGCTGGAGCAGCTCGCGCAGCAACCCGACGCTCTGCATCGGGCTCTGGAGCAGTGCCGGATCAGCTATCGAACGGTTCAGGAGAGCTGGAAGCGCCTGCAGGGCCAACGGGACCCCGCGGAGGCGCGCCTGGCCCAGACCGCAAAGGACTTGCAGAGCCATCAGCTGCAACGGGAACGGCTGCTGACGGAGCAGGCCTCAGGCCTGAAGCAACGGCAGACCCTGGTGGAGGAGTGCGGTGATCTGGCCCAGCTGGATGCCGCCCTCGAGGCGCTGCGGCGCGAGGAGGACGCCCTGCGCCGCAGCGCCCAGGACCTCCCAGCCGAGGCGGGAGGGGTTGAAGCGGTGCGCGAGGCCGAAGCTGAGCTGCAGCGCCTGGAGGCGGAGGAGCAGCGTCTGGCACGCAGCCTGCAACAGCTCAGTGCTGAGCGGGGCGGATTGCAGGAACGCTGCCTGGCGCTGAGTGATGCCGACCCCTACGCGGCGGAGGAGGAGGCTGCCGCCCGCCTGGAGCAGGCGGAGGCGCGGGAGCGCAGTGAGCGGTTGGTGGTAGAGGCGCAACAGCTGTTACTGCACGAATTCCAACGGGCGCGCAGCGATCTCTCCAGCCGCTACACGGTGCCGCTGCGCCGCAGCATGGATCGCGTTCTCGCCCCCCTCTTCGGCCCTGACGGGGCACGCACCGCTCTGGGGTACTCCGCCAAAGATGGCCTTGGCGACCTGGGGCTGGAACGGGATGGGCTGTTGTTGCCGTTTGCGGCTCTCAGTGGTGGCCTGCGCGAGCAACTCAACGCGGCCCTGCGCCTGGCGATCGCCGATGTGTTGCGTGTGGGCCACGACGGATGTCTGCCCGTGCTCTTCGATGACGCCTTCAGCAACAGCGATCCGCAGCGTCTGCAGGCGGTGCTCACCATGCTCCGGCAAGCGGCGGATCGGGGGTTGCAGGTGATTGTGATGAGTTGCGATCCCGATCCCTACCGGGCCATCGCCGATGCGGTGGTGGAGCTGCCAACCAGCTGA
- the arsS gene encoding arsenosugar biosynthesis radical SAM (seleno)protein ArsS (Some members of this family are selenoproteins.), whose amino-acid sequence MFPPLQRRRLHTLQVNLGYRCNQSCSHCHVNAGPWRTEAMAEEQIEQVLEVLAHPSIETLDLTGGAPELHPRFRSLVQRARALGRQVIDRCNLTILLEPGQEDLDAFLADQAVHVVASLPCTEAERVNQQRGDGVFERSIEALHRLNHLGYGDPTGPLRLDLVYNPSGAKLPPPQASLEAHYREALARDYGLRFNRLLTITNMPIERFARDLAHRGALDDYLERLQQAHRPENLEAVMCRGLISVNWKGELFDCDFNQQLGLPLGGRHRHLSDLLDQVGDLEGESVRVATHCFGCTAGHGSSCGGALS is encoded by the coding sequence CTGTTTCCGCCCCTGCAGCGCCGTCGGCTGCACACCCTGCAGGTGAATCTCGGCTACCGCTGCAATCAGAGCTGCAGCCATTGCCACGTCAACGCCGGGCCGTGGCGCACCGAAGCGATGGCGGAGGAGCAGATCGAGCAGGTGCTCGAGGTGTTGGCCCATCCCAGCATCGAGACCCTCGATCTCACTGGTGGCGCTCCGGAGCTGCACCCCCGCTTTCGCTCCCTGGTGCAGCGGGCTCGGGCCCTGGGGCGGCAGGTGATCGATCGCTGCAATCTCACCATCCTGCTGGAACCAGGCCAGGAGGACCTGGACGCCTTTCTTGCCGATCAGGCTGTGCACGTGGTGGCCTCCCTGCCCTGCACAGAGGCGGAACGGGTGAACCAGCAGCGGGGTGATGGGGTGTTCGAGCGCAGCATCGAGGCACTGCACCGCCTCAATCACCTCGGCTACGGAGATCCCACCGGCCCGTTGCGACTCGATCTCGTTTACAACCCCTCAGGCGCCAAGCTGCCGCCGCCGCAGGCCAGTCTGGAGGCCCACTACCGCGAGGCCCTCGCCCGGGATTACGGCCTCCGCTTCAATCGCCTGCTGACGATCACCAACATGCCGATCGAGCGCTTCGCCCGCGATCTCGCCCATCGCGGTGCCCTCGACGACTATCTCGAGCGGCTCCAGCAGGCCCATCGGCCCGAGAATCTCGAAGCGGTGATGTGCCGCGGTCTGATCAGTGTGAACTGGAAAGGGGAGCTGTTTGATTGCGACTTCAACCAGCAGCTGGGACTGCCGTTGGGCGGACGCCACCGCCACCTCAGTGATCTGCTCGATCAGGTCGGCGACCTGGAGGGGGAGTCTGTTCGGGTGGCGACGCATTGCTTCGGTTGTACGGCTGGTCATGGCTCCAGCTGCGGTGGCGCCTTGAGCTGA
- the pdxH gene encoding pyridoxamine 5'-phosphate oxidase: MDPAELRRHYGSAALRRRDLEDDPIAQFRLWFEQAIAAELLEPNAMVLSTVAADQPSSRTVLLKAYDQRGFVFFTNSSSRKARQIAANGRVGLLFPWYGLERQVEIQGEASPIALLETLTYFRSRPRGSQLGAWVSQQSSVISGRQLLEQQLAAMRQRFEAGAVPLPPFWSGYRVRPQTIEFWQGGADRLHDRFRYQREGESWHVERLAP, from the coding sequence ATGGATCCGGCGGAACTGCGTCGTCACTACGGATCGGCGGCACTGCGCCGCCGCGATCTGGAGGATGACCCGATCGCCCAGTTCCGCCTCTGGTTCGAGCAGGCCATTGCAGCTGAGCTGCTCGAACCCAACGCCATGGTGCTCAGCACCGTGGCGGCGGATCAGCCGAGCAGCCGCACCGTGCTGCTCAAGGCCTATGACCAACGGGGTTTTGTCTTCTTCACCAACAGCAGCAGCCGCAAAGCGAGGCAGATCGCTGCCAATGGCCGGGTTGGCCTGCTTTTTCCCTGGTATGGCCTCGAACGCCAGGTGGAAATCCAGGGTGAAGCGTCGCCCATTGCCCTCCTGGAGACCCTGACGTACTTCCGCTCCCGGCCCCGGGGCAGCCAGCTGGGTGCCTGGGTCTCCCAACAGAGCTCGGTGATTTCCGGTCGCCAACTGCTGGAGCAGCAGCTGGCGGCGATGCGGCAGCGGTTTGAAGCTGGCGCGGTGCCCTTGCCACCGTTCTGGAGTGGTTATCGGGTGCGTCCGCAGACGATCGAGTTCTGGCAGGGGGGCGCGGATCGCCTGCACGATCGCTTCCGCTACCAGCGCGAGGGCGAGAGCTGGCACGTGGAGCGACTCGCCCCCTGA
- a CDS encoding glutathione S-transferase family protein, which translates to MTLTLYGGQRTRASMPRWYMEEKGIAYRLEELDLQAQEQRQPEFLAINPFGKLPALVDTTVQGADGQPLTLFESGAILLHLADCHSDDITTAAERALTSQWLLFANATLAIALFVPSNRERDFPRLMGVLNEQLEPDRPLVGRCWGAADCAVQAYLAYLPIFFPDIDLSPYPRIQAVIDAVQQRPAYQTAMGAR; encoded by the coding sequence ATGACGCTCACGCTCTACGGCGGGCAGCGCACCCGCGCTTCGATGCCGCGCTGGTACATGGAGGAGAAGGGCATCGCGTACCGCCTGGAGGAGCTGGATCTCCAGGCCCAGGAGCAGCGTCAACCGGAGTTTCTGGCGATCAATCCCTTCGGCAAACTGCCCGCCCTGGTCGACACCACGGTGCAGGGGGCCGATGGCCAGCCGCTGACGTTGTTTGAAAGCGGCGCGATCCTGCTCCATCTCGCCGACTGCCACAGCGACGACATCACCACCGCGGCGGAGCGGGCCCTCACCAGCCAGTGGCTGCTGTTTGCCAATGCCACCCTGGCGATCGCCCTGTTTGTTCCCAGCAACCGGGAGCGGGACTTTCCCCGTCTGATGGGGGTACTCAACGAGCAGCTCGAACCCGATCGGCCTCTGGTGGGGCGCTGCTGGGGTGCGGCTGACTGCGCGGTGCAGGCCTATCTGGCCTACCTGCCGATCTTTTTCCCCGACATCGATCTGAGCCCCTATCCCAGGATCCAGGCCGTGATTGACGCCGTGCAGCAGCGACCGGCCTATCAAACCGCCATGGGAGCGCGCTGA
- the petC gene encoding cytochrome b6-f complex iron-sulfur subunit: MTQASSSGAPLPDSVPSPSRRQLLNWLSFGAVGGVALGTLYPVLRMLTPSREPSAAGGVLARNAQGEPIALTGWLADHDVGDRSLVQGLKGDPTYLIVTGEDAIGRYGLNAICTHLGCVVPWDSGANQFICPCHGSRYDDTGKVVRGPAPLSLALNHVQVDDDQVRLMPWTETDFRDGSAPWWI, translated from the coding sequence ATGACCCAGGCCTCCTCCAGTGGTGCTCCCCTGCCGGACTCGGTGCCCAGCCCCTCACGCCGTCAGCTGCTCAATTGGCTCAGCTTCGGCGCCGTCGGTGGTGTGGCCCTCGGCACGCTCTATCCCGTGCTGCGCATGCTGACCCCCAGCCGGGAACCGTCTGCGGCAGGTGGCGTCCTCGCTCGCAACGCTCAGGGTGAACCAATCGCTCTCACCGGTTGGCTCGCCGACCATGACGTTGGCGATCGCTCCCTGGTGCAGGGGCTCAAGGGCGACCCCACCTATCTGATCGTCACCGGCGAGGATGCGATCGGTCGTTACGGCCTCAATGCGATCTGCACCCACCTGGGCTGCGTCGTGCCCTGGGATAGCGGTGCCAACCAGTTCATCTGCCCCTGCCATGGCTCCCGATACGACGACACGGGCAAAGTGGTGCGCGGACCGGCACCCCTCTCCCTCGCCCTCAACCACGTGCAGGTGGACGACGACCAGGTGCGCCTAATGCCATGGACGGAGACCGATTTCCGTGATGGCAGCGCTCCCTGGTGGATCTGA
- a CDS encoding FAD/NAD(P)-binding oxidoreductase, protein MSDSPATVSTKVLIVGGGAAGITVANLLRKQRPSLQLTILEPSSDHFYQPGWTLVGGGLMPVERTRRNEVDLIPKGVTWIQAAASTFDPDQNTVITDAGQRIQYEAMVLATGLQCRWDWIPGLVESLGRNGVCSNYSNRYAPYTWETIEAFQGGTAIFTMPGTPVKCGGAPQKVMYMADDRFKSRSGVGVNTKVMFCTATAGIFSVPAYAATLRQVVARRGIDARFRWNLVEVRGEEKVAVFEVTPEEGEPHRQELHFDMLHAVPPMTAPEVVANSPLAGEGPGGWAAADKQTLQHPGWPNVFCLGDVAKLPTSKTAGAVRGEAPIAAANLIAQLEGHPLTAHYDGYTVCPLITGYNRTLMAEFNYENKPVSSFLVDPTKERWSMYLMKTKILPWLYWNRMLPGEPHEARYLKPFKPLVHAMGLDYREPKATAGHS, encoded by the coding sequence ATGTCTGATTCCCCTGCGACCGTCTCCACCAAGGTGTTGATCGTGGGCGGTGGTGCCGCTGGCATCACCGTGGCCAACCTCCTTCGCAAACAGCGTCCTTCGCTGCAGCTCACGATCCTGGAGCCGAGCAGCGATCACTTCTATCAACCTGGCTGGACCCTGGTGGGTGGCGGACTGATGCCGGTGGAGCGCACCCGCCGCAACGAAGTGGATCTGATTCCCAAGGGTGTGACCTGGATTCAGGCGGCGGCCAGCACGTTTGATCCCGACCAGAACACGGTCATCACCGATGCAGGTCAGCGCATCCAGTACGAGGCCATGGTGCTGGCTACCGGGCTGCAATGCCGTTGGGACTGGATTCCTGGCCTGGTGGAGAGCCTCGGCCGCAATGGCGTCTGCAGCAACTACTCCAACCGTTACGCCCCTTACACCTGGGAAACAATCGAAGCCTTCCAGGGCGGCACCGCGATCTTCACCATGCCCGGCACCCCCGTGAAATGCGGTGGGGCGCCCCAGAAGGTGATGTACATGGCCGATGACCGCTTCAAGAGTCGCAGCGGCGTGGGGGTGAACACCAAGGTGATGTTCTGCACCGCCACCGCTGGCATCTTTTCGGTACCCGCCTATGCCGCCACCCTCCGGCAGGTGGTGGCCCGGCGCGGCATCGATGCCCGCTTCCGCTGGAATCTCGTCGAGGTGCGCGGTGAGGAGAAAGTGGCGGTGTTTGAGGTGACCCCCGAGGAGGGCGAACCCCACCGGCAGGAGCTCCATTTCGACATGCTCCACGCCGTGCCGCCGATGACGGCACCGGAGGTGGTGGCCAACAGTCCCCTGGCTGGCGAAGGCCCCGGCGGATGGGCCGCAGCCGACAAACAGACCCTGCAACACCCGGGTTGGCCGAATGTGTTCTGCCTCGGCGATGTGGCCAAGCTGCCCACCTCGAAAACCGCGGGGGCGGTGCGTGGCGAAGCGCCGATTGCCGCAGCGAACCTGATCGCTCAGCTGGAGGGGCATCCGCTGACGGCCCACTACGACGGTTACACCGTCTGCCCCCTGATCACGGGCTACAACCGGACCCTGATGGCGGAATTCAATTACGAGAACAAGCCGGTGAGTTCCTTCCTGGTGGATCCCACCAAGGAGCGCTGGAGCATGTATTTGATGAAAACCAAGATACTGCCCTGGCTTTACTGGAATCGGATGCTGCCGGGCGAACCCCATGAGGCCCGTTATCTCAAGCCGTTCAAACCGTTGGTGCATGCGATGGGGCTCGACTATCGCGAACCGAAGGCCACGGCGGGCCACTCCTGA